Below is a genomic region from Raphanus sativus cultivar WK10039 chromosome 4, ASM80110v3, whole genome shotgun sequence.
TATCTAACTAacaatctaaacaaaaaaatttatggttttcacgggaaaactcgattttacagttttggcgaaaaaaatcgattttatggttttgacgggaaaacttgatttttacggttttggcggaaaactcgattttatggttttggcggaaatacatgattttacggttttaccaGGACAATTTGATTTGCGTTTGTATAATAAAAAtcagttaaatttttttatttgtttcgtTTAACTTTTGTTAAAAgagtataaaattaaaataattaaaaactaaatcaacaATAGTTCAAATGGGTCTAAATGGGTACACGTAAATTTTGCGGGTTCTAAATGGGTATCCCTAATAAACCTATTTTTAAATGGGTCTAAATGGGTATAGATTCTAAATGGGGTGAGTCTTAAACGGGGTGGCTCTTAAACGGGGTGGCTCTTAAACGGGGTGGCTCTTAAACGGAGTGGGTTTATATGGGGTGGGTTTTACCATTTTAACATCCCTACCTTATAGAGAGAGGAGGGTTTGAGACAAATGAGCAACCACAATGGGATGGATGGGCTCGGTTTATAAAGGAATTTTGGATTCGTCGTAATGTAGTCATAACGTTACAAAGAAATAGGAATGACCCACGTTTTTTTGTTTCAACGAATTAGGGACGATCCATGTTTCCTATTACGACGAATTAGGAACGTACCATGTATTTTAATGACTCAGTTACGAAGAATAAAGTTTATACCCCGAAATCAGAACtttaaacccctaaacccttatttcataagatatatatatatatatatacgtctCTAACCCATAAACCTTTAATACAacattgaattttattttatgacattgagttttatttttaacaaagatTTGTTACAGTATTAgaaatataatgaaaacatAGAGTTGATACAATATAATTAAACATAGAGTTGTTACCTTATTAAATAATATGACATAATGAAATTTCCTTGTCATCAAAATCATCACTCAGGTCATCACTGCAATCATCACTCTCTTCAAATTCATCTTCATTTCCTTCTTCTGCCATATCATCTCGAAGATCTTCATATTCACGGTTTTGATCAACAAGTAAGATTTTGTATATAGGTTGTTCAGGTACTTTCACTTCATTTACGGAGTCCTGTTGCAGTAGCGCTTTTTCACTATAGATTATATGTCTCCAAGGTGTAACTTTTATTGAGGATAACCAATATTTCCAGATTCTCTGATCCTCAGAGATGTAATAAAACAAACTTACTCTGTTTGAGATGTCAATATTAAGGGTTCAAATTTGTTGTACTTTCGTGCAACGTTGATATCCAAAACTCCAAACTTATTATACTGAACAGCCATATTAACGACAGGGTCGAACCAGTCACATTTGAAAAAGAAACATTTCCTCTTCACTAAACTGAGAAATTCCACTTCAGTGCAAGATCTAATAGAAATATTTCATGTTTCAAACATATTCCCTAGTTGAATGTTGTACGATGACTTCCATACTCGTAAGCATGAAAAGTAAAacctcgtgtgaaatacataGATATTGTGGTGACTTAGAAACCGGGtcttgaatcaatttttgaaacCATGGCGGATATAATGAACCATCATAATCAAtctctaattaaaataatatacatatacatatatataaatatttataataaaataacttcATTATGATGTTTTAGTAACTGCTATATCTGCATATTTAACTACTTAACGAagttttgctttttctttttgttgaacTTATTACTCGCTATTCTTGGTATAGCTTCTCTACTTGTGCaacaaaatttgatatttttgcaAAGTAATTAatcattaattaaattaaattactatatatgatcaaaggaaataaaatttgaacatattttccttttaaaagaCTGCATCTCCTCGCAGTTTAGGAGTATATAAATGTGGGCATTGTAACAGTCTTCTGGACTCGACCACTAAACTTCGTTCAGTTTCCTACTTAGACGTCCAATCTGGCAGAAAACATCTGGAACACTTTCTACAGCATATGTCGGCATAACACCACCTATCATTGTATCTTCTCGGAGCCCCTTTTCATGTCCTGGCTTGTTACCCAAAGTAGACGAAGTGAAATGATGTTTTCTCCGCCAAATTCCCAATAACTATTGAACCTCCCACCCTTGCAAGATTTTTtgattttccttttaaattttttatggaACTCTCATACGGTTAAATTTTTCATGGAACTCTCATACGGATACATAAATCCGTAGTGAACAGGTTCACGAAGCAATGCTTCATGCGAGAAGTTGACAACTAGATATTCCATGACGTTAAAAAAGACGGAGGGacatttttttccaaattaaTAGTGGGATATTTGTATCAAGTTGTCTGATAATATCTTCATGTAAGGTAtgaactagattttaacccgcgctttcaaagcggatttattttcatttatttttttttaaattgacaaatatttagtaaatgttatatttttatatatttgtgtttttttataaaagacttaggctttttatatttctttaacgtgttttattttaaaatagtatttatgtttagaaaattaaaatttatttttaatgaattaagttggtataactctgataaattaattttattatgtggttaattttttaaataaaaaatttatatacttttaataaagatttatacttttcaatgaaaaaattcaaatttttttatgaatgcttaaattatattaaagaaagaaaaaacataagaaatttGTTTGCACTTGGATTCAGTggtccaaaagaaaaaaataagaattggatctgatttcttaatcagcTTAAATAGCCCAAAAACATCTGATGTGGGCAGTGGCCTGGATCCCAAAAAATGACtcaatatagatgtgttattaatgTTACTTGATTatccttaatgaaatatgcaatgttagtaaaaaaaaggtatttttagtaaaaaaaaaaacaataggatcctgctttaatagtatagatgctAAGATCCCTGAAAAAATCTCCAATGCCTGCAAATATTATATAAGAATTAGTTAGatatatgtatttgtataaaaaaattatttaaattcagtCACTTCTAAGAATTAAATTAGTTATCTGAAAGTGCTTCATGATATTTTTGGGAAGAAACTCCGCCAATACAAATGGTAGTAGTCATTGCATAAATATATTACAGTCATGACTCTACATTCTTGAAATTTTTTGCCCCTGCTCAACACATCGTGAGAGATTTGAAATGTATccataaaaaaaacttaacatctGATACCAAACATTTAAACAATGCTGCCTTCGCTTTTGATTACAATCTAAAGAGGGAACCATAATTTTGCATAGTTTTTTATATACATCACTCTTCGAACATATTGCAAGAAAGTCCAATATTGAGTTCTtgttatcttttttcttttctagtaCGTTCACTAATGTATTGATGATGTTATCGAAtaagttcttctctatatgcatcacatcatGAATGTGTCGGAGAAGTAGATCCTTCCAGTATggaattttccaaaatatactCTTTTGTGCCGGTTATGTTGTGTCCAGTGACCATTCTACATATTTGCAGGAATATGCCAATTAccccaccccccccccccacacCCTTCCTCTGCGGACTGTTTTTGTGCATTATAATAATCAATATCATTCTCAATTTCTTCTCCGAATAATATGGTGGAGTGGTGTCTCCTACAACTATTTTTGCATGTACAATGTCTCATTCCTTCTACACGGATggttaatgggaagaaatctctGTTGACGATCAAGCCAACACGTCATCCTACCATACTTCAACTAAAATATGTTTGTCATTCCCATACAATAAAGACATGCTAACCTCCAATGAGTTGTCCATCCTGATAACATCCCATATGTAGGATTGAATTCAAGTGTTTCCAAGCTTTTGCATCTGAAACATGACTGATCTCGCCATCCGTCTGATTATGTTCCTCCTACCATCTCATCGCTGCTGCAGTCCTCTCAGATATTTAATCTTTTCAGCCTATCGGTAGTAGGTAAGTACCACATCCGCTGGTATGGTGCCCTATTCCACCAACGTCTTTGTGGTTTATACCATGGCTTCTTGCAAAATCGACACTCCAAAAACTCTCCATCTTTCCGCCAATAGATCATATATTTTCTATACAGATATCTATCATTTCCTATGGTAAaccaagactataaaccagtTGCTGAATCTCATAGTAAGAATAATCAGACTAGTTATTTTTGGCAAATACAACTCTTTAAACAGCTCAACCAATGCATCTATACAAACTTATAGTAAATTATGATCAGTTTTGATATTATCCTATGTCCTAATGACAATTTAgaaagaccttctctacaacttTCATAGATTGGCTGATTAGAAGCGTCTAGCATTTCATAAAACCTTTTTGCATCCAAGTTAGGTTCCTCTACATTTTCTACTTCTGCAGTAACTTTTGAGGTTGTTTCAAGAAATGCATCTATAACCATATCATGCATCCTATCATAGTCTACTAGCTGATCTTCTTGAGAGTAACTACTTTCAGTATGCAAATTACTGGGTTCTTCACTATTACCAACATCTTCAAAGAGACTACTACTACTAGCTCCATTCTTACCATGACCTTTCCATGTTGAAACCAAATGTAATAATGTGGGGTAAATCCtctatttactaaatatttctAAACTGTTTCACTACGAGTAAACTTGGTATTTTTGCAATTACGACAAAAATTGAACATCCTATCAGCTTCTAGTGTGAAAAGTGTATTTCCGGCCtggtaaataaatatatatatcctgTTGAGAAATGCATTTGTCACCATTTATTCAGAATCTTTATGTGCATACATCAAACTTCGTAATTCGTAGATCTTAACACCAATGCCATTTTTCCTTTCAAAtcattattttgttatttttgggGTTCTTTTGAATGAGAGGAGAGATGCATATTTTTAGGAAAATTTTGGAATTTGGTAGGTAGGAATGTTACAACGAATTTATAATGACATATACTTTACAATGTTTTAACGACTTTGTTACAATCAATTGTCCTTTTTAACCAACCATACATACACACATAATACACGTTTTTGTTAAATAGTCGTAGTGTTATGACGAAATTTATTCATTGGAAAATTACTACATTACgacgatttttttttatcgtAATGTAATTGTAAAGTAGGCGTAATTTTATGACATCCAGTTTTTCATTGTAAATTATCGTTGGTATGCACTTACTTTCTTGTAATGTAACTATTGCTGAAATCatcaaaaatctataaattagtaACGAAcgttaactaaaatttaaaagtatccgaattattcaaaaaaaatctgataaaagATTAACTAAACTATTTAAACTAACCAGAGTTTCATAATAACAAATACaatatgatataaaaataaccaaaaaaattgtctaattttaaaaacttttggGAGCATATTTGCAAATGTTTCACTTAAATTGGCCCAGGGCCGACCCTTCTTGTGACTCGTGCCTTTGAAAGCATCGGTATCGGGcttctcaatattttttttatgctttcttttgatttttggtttgtATTTGTTTTAGAGGAATACCATATGTGACTATGAAGATCTTAAAAATGGTTTTTGTCATAAATATAgcctttaaaaattaaaataattaaaatatattattaaagatgTAAATATACACTTATATCTCATATGGTTAACTAATCTAGAGTTGAAATTTAGAGTTAAAGAGGTGGAATTTTAGGAGTAcggttttaaaaaaattaaaaaaatgaatattaaaaatttaaattttttttttaaatagttttgaaAAGCATTTTTGAGTTGTAAAAAGAACAGTGTTATGTCGATGGTGGTGGCTCAAAAGAACAGTGTCATGTTGAGCTCTTGCGAGGGCAGAGCCTGATCTCTCCTATATTCCAATTACGGGTTGTCCGGTGTTTTATTTTGGTCGCTCATGTGGGGATTGGGTTTTTGATTGGTTCGAGTGGTTATTGGTTTTTGATCGCTACTATTTTCAGGCGCTTGTGCGTGTTTAATGATCGCCATGATCTTTATGTGTTGGACCAAAAGACAGACGGGTTGTTCCAGATTGGTAAACGGATCGGTAATTTAATCAGATAGAAATAAGTGACACTTAGCCTAGACAAGAAAGTAATAGGGAAGGAATACAGAGTCTAATCTATACCTCATAAGGTACAAGTTTACGAGAAATCATTTCAGCATATTCCAAGAAATCGCTTTCAGACTTGGGAATAAAAATATCGATACTTTTTTCTTCAGTCTTGGCTCCAAAGAGTTCAGCAGTTGCCTGGTAATCAGCTTCCTCCACTAGCCTAAGATCAGAAAGAATAATAAGAAACTGATGAAGAACCGAAAGAAGAAGCAAATATAGGGAGTGAAATGTTCCAATAGTATACCTCTGCATGCGAAGTTTCTCAGCAAGAGGATCTAAAGGTTCTTCCTTTGATGAAGCTTCAACAGTTTTAGCCTTCTTCTCCACACcctttgctgctgctgctgctttctTGGGAGCCTTCTCAGTAGCAGGCTTTACTACAGGTGcctacaaaataaataaattaataagatCGTTCAGCTGTAATCTCAACCAAATTATGCAAACGAAACCaataaatgtaaaagaaaagCATACAGGAGGAACAGGTTCATCATCCTCCTCCCAGGAGTCCTTGATGTCATTCTCATCTACATCCTCGTCATCCCAGTTACTTTTGAGAACAACTTTTGCAGGAAGTGGTTGAAAATCATCAGCCTCTGAAACCAGAAACAAAAATGAGAACTcctaacatatatatatatatagttagttcCATATGAgaacttaaatattaaaaaatcttagAGAAGATAAGTCAAAAAAAATAGAGCCAGTGCCAATCTTTTACAAAAGCCAAAGTAATAAAAACAATGGTTGATGTATAGATCTTACCCCAATCATCCATCTTTGTTGACAATTATCAAGAACCAAAGTATCTGCTGTTCTGAAGTATCCAACTAAAAACCTGCACAACCAGACACAAAGAGGCTCTCGAAGTTAAGATTTGTAAGCAAAATAATGTAGCAAAGAGAGTAATAATGTTAACCAAAATTAATGATAGATTACACAAAACTTTTAGGATGAATCAACAAACCCAATCTAACAGTGAAACAACTACTAATTAAGCTCTATGAATCGTAAACCTAAAAGGTTAAATCACAGGATGGGgtgagaagaaagaaaattgGCAATGGACACAATTCGagataataattttgaaattaataaaactGAGAACCCGACGGACGGAGGCGGAAGAGAAATTACCTGAAACTCTAGAGAGAagggaagagaagagaagaggaatCGCCACCAAGAAAATGATATAGGAAGATCGTAGCAGTACACGTGGAGGGAATAGAAGTAAAGAAAAGAAGTCAAACATTTCGAAAATAAGAAGAACAGAGATGAAGACACGTGGACGCTCAAGATTGTTCGCGTGCAAGAGTTTGTTACGAGCTGAACAACTTGATAAAAGCTCTGTAACAAACTATTTTTTAGATTCATTCAGAAAATTTGTGTAATCTCTCTCACTTTCTCGGAAAACTCTGTAAACGCTTATCTCATTTTGCTTGAAGGTTGATTCTCGTTCGATACCTTCGACGTTTGAGAAGAGATAGTTGTTTTGGTGAACATCAATCTCTGTTTGTAACGAACTACGGTTTAGCTTTATCAAAGATATCAGACGTCTCGTCGATTCTCGGAAACAATGGCGGAAACAAGATCACAACAATCAGTGAAAGATGCGGTGGTGAAGGAAACTACGGAGGCGATTGGATCGCAGTTGGAGAAGATGGAGGAATCAATCGCGGAGCAGAACAACAAGATCGACAAAAACGTCGCTCTGATGTTTGAGGCGATCAAGTTCATCACGGAGAAGACGGAGAAGGCGATCGAAAGCATCGGTCAATCTCAACGACCTACAGATCCTGGAACTTCTCAGAATCAGGAAATCAACAATTCGAGCTACGATCAAACTCGTTCAACGAGATCTGGTATGACCCCTCACTATAATGGAATGACGAGATTAGGTCGTGTAGATTTCCCGAGATTCAGTGGTGATAAGGTTCGCGAATGGTTGTTCAAGGTGGAAGAATTTTTTGCGATTGATAATACTCCTGATGATTTGAAAGTCAGATTATCGTCGATTCACTTTGACAATCCGGCGGCTACTTGGCATCAAGCAGTTGTACAATCTGAAGCTGGTTCGAATCTGTTAACTGACTGGGGGCGTTACAAAGGATTACTCATTGAAAGGTTTGAAGAGGTTCTCGATGATCCAATGGCGGAGTTGAAACAGTTGCAGGAAACGGATGGTATCATAGAATACAATGAGAAGTTTGAAGTCATTAGAGCAAGAGTAGTATTATCGGAACAATACTTGCTTAGTGCCTATCTTGCAGGCTTGAGGAATGAGACGCAGATGCATGTGAGAATGTTTCAACCTCAAACTGTTCGCCAATGCTTTGTATTGGGCAGATTGTATGAGATGGCACACCCTAAGAAGCAGTCTACCTGGTCTGGTGCCAAGCAGTCATTCAATAAAACTGTAGTTCCATACAAGAAGGAAGTTGAGCAGAAACAAGTGGTCAGTGGGGGTACGGAGACTCAGAAGAACCCTATATTACAACCACGAAAGTTTCTTACACCGGCAGAGATGAGTGATAGAAGAGCTAAAGGACTCTGCTACTTTTGTGATGAGAAGTTCACTCCTTCTCACTACTTAACTCATAAGAAGGCTCAGTTGTATTTGTTGGATGCGAATGATGAAGAGGAGGGAGGAGAAGATGCTGAAGTACGAGCTATATTAGAGCAACAAGACGAGTCATGTGATATTGCTCATATATCAGTAAATGCAGTAGCTGGTACTTCTGATTATACAACCATGAAGGTTAAAGGAGTTCAGAATAAAAGACCACTTTTTGTGTTGATCGATTCGGGATCTACTCATAACTTCATGGATAGTAGAGTTGCCAACAAGTTGGGTTGTAAGGTGTTGCCTCCGGGAACAGCTAGAGTGACAGTGACAGATGGAGGGCAATTACGTGTAACAGGCAGAATTGAGAAGCTTCAATGGACTTTTCAAAACCATTCCTTTCAAGCTGACTTCATGGTTATTGCGTTGGGAAATTGCGACATGGTACTAGGAGTTCAATGGCTGAGAACTCTAGGACCCATTACGTGGGATTTTGATCGTCTGGTTATGCAGTTCAAGTTGGGTTCTAAACGAGTAACCTTGAATGGTATTCAACCAGGATCAGTTCGTGAAGCTAAAGCCACTAAGCTCATGAAGATCTGTGATTCAGAACCTCAAATTTCCATGATTTATGCTTATGAAACAGAGGAGGTGACAGAAATGGAGTTATGTTCAATAGAAGAAGTGAAGGATTCCAACGAGATACATCCTGCAATACGACACCTCGTAACAGAGTTTGCAGATATCTTTTCGGAACCAACTGAACTACCACCATTTCGTGCCAACCACAACCACAAAATTCCTCTCTTGGATGGAGCAAATCCGGTGAATCAGAGACCCTATAGATATGCCTTGTACCAGAAGAATGAGATAGATAAGATGGTACAAGATCTGTTGCGAAGTGGAACAGTACAATCGAGTAGCAGTCCATATGCTTCACCGGTAGTATTGGTTAAAAAAAAGGATGGGACGTGGAGATTATGTGTAGATTACAGAAGACTTAATGAGTTGACTGTAAAAGACAGGTTTCCAATACCACTCATTGAAGATTTGATGGATGAACTCGGAGGGTCCAAAGTGTATTCTAAGATTGATTTGAGGGCCGGTTATCATCAAGTTCGGATGGATGAAAATGATGTTCATAAGACAGCTTTCAAGACTCATAGTGGCCACTATGAATACCTTGTAATGCCCTTTGGTCTTACAAATGCCCCAGCTACATTCCAGAGTCTTATGAATACAACTTTCAAGGAGTTCTTACGCAAGTTTGTATTGATCTTTTTTGATGACATTCTTGTGTATAGCGATTCTATGGAGTCACATGTGGATCAGTTGAGGCAAGTCTTTGAAGTGATGCGCGAAAACAAACTGTATGCTAAGAAGAGTAAATGTGCTTTCGCGACTGACAAGGTGGAGTATCTTGGTCACTATATTGAAGGAAAAGGGATTTCAACAGACCCTAACAAGATTAAGGCAGTAGCAGAATGGCCTATTCCTCTGAGCTTGAAGCAGTTAAGGGGATTTCTTGGTCTCGCTGGTTACTATAGGAGATTTGTGAAGGATTTTGGTACCATTGCTAGGCCATTAACTGCATTGACGAAGAAGGAAGCATTTTGTTGGTATGAAGAAGCGCAGAGAGCGTTTGAAGCGTTGAAAGAAGCATTGTGTAGAGCACCAGTATTGGCTCTTCCACAATTTGATAAGCCTTTTGTTGTAGAAACAGATGCAAGTGGGAGTGGGATTGGCGCTGTTCTTATGCAAGAAGGCCATCCACTAGCCTACATTAGTCGGCATCTCAAGGGGAAGCAATTACATTTGTCGATATATGAGAAAGAACTTTTGGCAGTGGTTTTTGCAGTTCAAAAATGGCGCCACTACCTCCTTAACCGCCATTTTGTGATCAAAACTGACCAGAAAAGTCTCAAGTACCTGTTGGAACAGAGGTTGAATACTCCTATTCAACAACAGTGGCTTCCCAAGTTGCTTGAATTTGACTATGAGATACAGTACAGACAAGGAAAAGATAATGTTGCAGCTGATGCATTATCTAGAGTTGACGGGGCAGAAGTATTACACATGGCCATGTATGTGCTTGATTGCGACTTGATGAAAGAGATTCAAGAAGGATATGATAAGGATGCTGCGATGAAGCTGCTTATTGAACAGCTACAAAAGGACCCAAAAGCTAAGAAACATTATTCATGGGTTCAAAATGTGCTGAGGAGGAAAAGTAAGATTGCTGTTCCAGCAATAACAGAGGTGCGTAATAAAATTCTGGAGTGGTTACACGGTTCAGGAATTGGAGGTCACTCTGGTCGTGATTCTACAATGCAAAGGGTGAAGGCATTGTTTTATTGGAAGGGATTATCCAAAGATATTCAAGCCTATATCAGGAGCTGTCGTGTGTGTCAAACCTGCAAGTACGATCACTCTGCATCACCGGGTCTTATTCAACCACTACCTGTTCCTGAGAGTATCTGGACTGACATTTCAATGGATTTTATCGACGGGCTTCCACTATCTTTTGGCAAGTCGGTAAtttttgttgtggtggacagacTTTCCAAAGCAGCTCATTTTATGTGCCTCTCGCATCCTTACACGGCGTTATCTGTTGCTCAGGCGTTCTTAGACACTGTCTTCCGTCTACATGGGTTACCAAGAACGATTGTTAGTGATCGTGATGCAGTTTTCTTGAGTGATTTTTGGAAGGAGTTGTTTGTGTTACAAGGGGTTTCACTCAACTACTCATCAGCATATCACCCTCAGAGTGATGGACAGACAGAGGTTGTGAACAGATACTTAGAGACTTACTTGAGATGCATGTGTAGCGACAGACCTTACCTGTGGTCTAAGTGGATTCCTTTGGCAGAATATTGGTACAACACCAATTACCACTCTGAGTCTCAAATCACACCGTTTGAAGCGGTTTATGGTCAACCACCTCCGATTCATTTGCCATATCTGCCTGGAGAGTCTAAAGTTGCAGTGGTGGCGAGAACCTTACAAGAGCGTGAGAATATGATCTTGATTCTTAAGTTTCATCTGGCTCGAGCTCAGCATCGTATGCAGCAAAATGCAGATCTTCATCGCACTGACAGAAGTTTCGAAATCGGTGACTACGTGTTCGTGAAGCTGCAACCGTATCGACAGAGATCGTTGGTCATTCGTGGGAATCAGAAGCTTTCACCTAAGTAGGTCCATATAAGATTCTCGACAAATGTGGTCAAGTTGCTTATAAGTTGGAGCTACCGACAACGACATCAATTCATCCGGTCTTTCATGTCTCGCAGTTGAAGGAGCATGTAGGGAGTGTTCTGGTTGCAACACAATTACCAACTGCTGGATCTGATGTGTTGGTGCGTGAACC
It encodes:
- the LOC130511264 gene encoding uncharacterized protein LOC130511264, with amino-acid sequence MDDWGKIYTSTIVFITLAFEFSFLFLVSEADDFQPLPAKVVLKSNWDDEDVDENDIKDSWEEDDEPVPPAPVVKPATEKAPKKAAAAAKGVEKKAKTVEASSKEEPLDPLAEKLRMQRLVEEADYQATAELFGAKTEEKSIDIFIPKSESDFLEYAEMISRKLVPYEV